The sequence TGTGACCCACTACGCTATGCAACTGTGCTCACCAACAACCGCATCTTGGCTATGGGCCTGGGCATCCTTGCCAAAAGTTTCaccactctctttcctttcccctttctgGTGAAACGACTGCCCTTCTGCAAAGGCAATGTTTTACATCACTCATACTGCCTCCATCCAGATCTCATGAAAGTGGCATGTGGAGATATCCATATTAATAACATCTATGGGCTCTTTGTGGTTCTTTTCACGTACGGCATAGACTCAACTTTTATCCTGCTTTCTTATACGTTGATCTTGAGAGCCGTGCTGGCTATTGCATCCCAGGAGCAGCGGTTCAAGGCTCTCAACACCTGCATGTCCCACATCTGTGCAGTCTTGGCTTTTTATGTGCCCATAATCGCTGTCTCCATGATCCACCGCTTCTGGAAAAGTGCCCCACTTGTTGTTCATGTCATGATGTCCAACGTCTACCTGTTTATACCCCCCATGCTCAACCCCATCATCTACAGTGTGAAGACAAAGGAGATACGCAGAGGGATCCGTCAAGTCTTCTGTAAGACTTGGGGCTGAGGGATGCTGCAGACCCTGAGAGAACCATTTTGGAGGAAGGAATAAGACTTTTTCTGACTTTAGGAATGTTAAAACAAGGAAAAGAGCCAGGATCTTGATAGCATGAATATGGAGCTAATAAAAGAATATCGGACTCAATAAAATGATATATGTCCTGAACACTTACTCTATGAAAATCTTTGTGCTAGTTGTTAGCAATATTATAATGATGAATAAGACATATTCTTAAGAGATAGATGTATCAagggaaaaacataaaaaataaagatgctctgaaatatatttgacatatgtGAAAATATTGGAAGCTCTACAGTGCAATTATCCTGGAACACAATTCTGCTACTACCAAGACTGAGGAAATGATAAACTGAAGACAAAATTCAGTGGAAGTATGGTGCTTTGTGGGGTGGAAAAGGGCActttccatgtggcactagttaaagaacctgcccaccaatgaaggagatgtgggttcgatctctaggttaggaagatctcctggaggagggcatgactatccactccagtgttctggtctggagaaccccatgggcagagaagcctggtgggctacagtccatagggtcacacataTTTGAACAcggctgaaacaacttagcatgcatggggGAGGAAGGTCCCACTGGtttgtggaaataaaaaaaaatttctatgttTGTGAGGTAGACTGTGAAGGAAGAGAAGGGTTATGGTAGTTTGTCAGGGTGGCAGAAAGACAGGAAAATAATGATCTTGGCATAACAAACTGcttgaggaaaaaatatttaggCAAACATATTTAGACCTTTACTACTCCAAGTGTGGTCCAGTGAACAACAGCATTGTTATATCTGGTGGTTTGTTAATGAAACAGAATCTTAGACCCTGAAGAAGACCTACTGAATTCAAATTGCTTTTAATAAGACCTTGGGGTGATTAAAGGCTGAGTGGCATagtgtttctcttttttaacCCCTCTAAGTTTTTGGGTATCTAATGTgcaacaaaaataagaaagatcaTGAATAATATGAGTCTGAAAAActagttctcaaagtgtgattcCCAGACTAGTGTCATCAGCCTTGGTTGGGAAATTATTAGGCATACAAATTCTCAGGCCTTTCCTCAGATGTCCTGATCAGAAAGTCTTAGGTGGTGACGTCCagcaatatgtatttttaataagcCCTCCAAGCAAATCTGATATATATTACAGGTTGAAAACCTTTAAACTAGAATATTGGTCTAGACTCTTTGGGAAAATTGCAAACAGCTTTGTTTAGACAAAGGGGAGG comes from Dama dama isolate Ldn47 chromosome 1, ASM3311817v1, whole genome shotgun sequence and encodes:
- the LOC133054603 gene encoding olfactory receptor 51I1; its protein translation is MLGLNGTPFQPATLQLTGIPGMQTGQAWVALVFCILYLISIIGNLTILALVIREPSLHQPMYYFLSMLSLNDLGVSFSTLPTVLATFCFKYRHVDFDACLVQMFFIHTFSFMESGILLAMSFDRFVAICDPLRYATVLTNNRILAMGLGILAKSFTTLFPFPFLVKRLPFCKGNVLHHSYCLHPDLMKVACGDIHINNIYGLFVVLFTYGIDSTFILLSYTLILRAVLAIASQEQRFKALNTCMSHICAVLAFYVPIIAVSMIHRFWKSAPLVVHVMMSNVYLFIPPMLNPIIYSVKTKEIRRGIRQVFCKTWG